The DNA window AATATACGTATCCTTCCTTTAGTGAAGTGTAAAAATGTTTATATTTTTTATAAAACCTTGTTTCAAGTACCAATATAAACATGGTAATTGTGGGAATTATAGTTAGATAACAAAAAAACATGGGACTATCGTATATAAATGAAAATTTAAATCCGTCTATTAATTCCTCTCCAAAGTTTGGATTATTCCACACTATAAAATCATCAACCCATATAGCAAGATAATACGAAACCCCTATTAACATAAGTTGCCAATATTTTTTTATTTCTTTTAACCATTCGAAGGAAATTTTTTGATTATTATTTCCAAATGTATTATATACTGTTATAAAATTTGTTATTATACCCACAGTTATACCTAATGCATAACCATATATTTCCGAAAGGTTGTAGTAGGAAAATAATTTGGAAAAAACAATAGAAGATATACCCATTAATACATATGATGTAATGTACCAATTAATTTCGTCAGTGGAAATTGCCGCAATTGAAATTAACCATAAGACAAGTAATGAGAGTGTAAGATAGGTAAATGAAATAATAAATTTAAATGGTTGGGGATTAAATAGAAAAAATAAAACAAGAAAGATAATTAATAAAGTTGCATTTGCTACAATTATTCCCAATGTTTCAGGGAGAATTTTTTCATATTCTTTTAAATACATAATATCTGAAATTCTCCTTGAAAGAAACATAGAAAAAATCCCTGATATTATTATAGAAAAAATAAATCCATATATGATCGCAGTATTAAAGTAAATGTTAAATATATTTAAATAGTTAAGTATTATCCACAAAGATAAAGTGGTAATAATCCATGGACCTGAAGCGGTCAATATAGAATAAAGTATGGCAAGTGCATCTGTCGAAACTCTATTTTGAAAGAATAATTTATTTAATTTAAATCCGACTCCCGCCAAGTTATTCCACCACCGAATAGTATAGTTTTTTGTAGTTTCCCACCATTTGATCTAACCTATATCTTAACATTACCCTTTTTTTTCCTATTTCTGATGCTCTTTTTCTAAAAGAATCGTCTTTGTACAAAGTGATAATTGCATTTGCCATGGCTTTAAAATCTTTGGGCTTTACGACAATGCCAGCAGGACCTATAATGTCTTCTTTACTACCGTATATTAATTCTCTACATGCCCCAACGTTTGTTGCAACTACTGGAATACCTATTGATAATGCTTCAAGTATAACTAGTGGTTGACCTTCACTTATACTTGAAATTAGAAGGATATTTAATTTATCGTAATATTCTTTTACGTCAACCATTCCAGTAAATTCAACCGTGTCTTTTAAGTTGAATATTTCTACCATTTCGTAACATTCTTTAAAGTAATCAGGTTCCTCATCGGTAGGACCAATTATGTATAACTTGAAAGATTTTATTTCATCTTTTGCTATTCTTGCAGCTTTTATTGCTGTCTTTATATCTTTTATTTCTACAACTCGTCCTACAATTCCAATGGTAAATGGTTGTTTTTCTTTTCTGTATTGTATGTCTTTGAATCTTTCTACATCAATACCATTTGGTATTACAAGCATTTTTGAGTGTTCACTGCAGAGTTCTTTTTCAAATTTTTGGTTGTCTTCAAATAATGTTGTTATTTTCTTTGCACCTTTGTATACAATTGAGCTTATTGTGTTAAAAAGTTTTATCCACCCTGTTTTGAATTCTTCTTTAATCCAATCCGAACGTAGTATTTCAAGTTGTCTTTCTCTGTGATATATACCATGTTCAGTAAGAATCACGGGTTTGTTGTATTTTAACCCATTTAAAATAGCTGAAATTCCTGCATATCCTGTGGTGATTGTATGGTATATATCGCATTTTGGAAGATCAATAGCCATAGAATTTAAAAAGGGTATCATCATAGAATATAATGTCCAGTAGTAATTTGGAAAATTCTCAAAAGGCAAGTATTTTTCATAGAATTTTAGTATTGAACTCCAATAGAACTCAGATTTTAGGAAACTTGTAAAATCGAAATTGAGATTTTTCTTAAATAGATAATATAAATCCTTTCCCATTTTATTTTCATTAAATGGATAGGTTATAATTTTTCCTAGAGAATTGGTAAATTTTTTTGTTACTTTTCTTTTATTTTTAAATTTGTATTTTGCAAAGAGGTAGAATTCAAAATAATCTGTTACGTTTTCGGGAAACACGTATTTTTGCTTTCTTTCTCTTGGAGTATCACCCACATGAATAACGCAAAATTCAATATCTTTCATGTTTTTTATTAAAGAATGTCCCCAGTTTGATACGCCTCCCACCACGTAAGGATAAGTACCTTCAAAAAGTAGACCTACTTTCAGATTAATCACCTTCCAAGATTTTTTTTAGTTTTTTTTCCGATGGATTGTTTTTAATTATATAAAGTCCTATTTTTTGTGTATATGATAAATTTAATTTTTCAAGTTCTTTGATTAGTAAATTAAATTTTAAACTTTCGGCAAATTTGTATTTGTTAAAATCCTTTAGTGTTGAAGAAATTAAGATGAGGTATTCTACTTTAGATAAGTCTTCAATACCAAGTTCTTTTTTATGGTACAATTCGTTAAATGTTTCGTTCATTTTTATGTATAAACTTCTTTTATTCCAAGGCAGTTTTTTTAGTTCATACGGTGATTCAATCACCGCTTGATTGTAGTTTATTACAATTATTAAAATTATTAAAATGAAAGTTATAATAAAAAGGATTTTATCCATGTTATCCCTCCAAGAGTATTTTTAGTGCTTCGTTTTTAAATGAAAAGTTATAAGAGTAGAAAACGTTTAATAGTTCTTTGACCTCTTTGATATTACGTTGTTTTAGATAATATAACATTGCTTTTTCAAATAGAGGTTGAAATTTTAGTTTTTTTAGTTTTTCATCTAATATTTTTTCAATCAAGGTATTTTCTCCTAATTCTTGTAATACATCTAATAACAAAAGGATTGCTTCTATATTAAGAGGATATTTTTCTAAGAATTGTAGAAGTGTTTTTTTTGTAGAGATAAGTATATCTGTTTTTTGATTTTCGGTAAGAAATGGAGAAAGTGCATAATAGAATGAATACCTTGCGTATTCTACTTTATTATTGATTTTTGAAAGTTTTTCTAAAAGTAAATTTTCAATATTGTTTATTGCTTCAGTTGTGTATAAAATTACATCTTGGTTTGTTTCTACTTTTATGACTAAATAAAGTAGACGAAGACCTTCCAAAAAGTCTATTTGTTCTTTTTTTAGTAGTTCGAATAACAAACGTATAGCTTCCTTTTTTTGTGAAACACTTCCGTGTTTTATGATTATGTTAAATGGTGCAAGATCAACACTTTTAAAGTTTGGGTTGAATGTTTCAATGTTTTTTTCTTTAAATTCTATAGGGATATATTTTGGTTTTTTTTGGGTTATTAATAATGTTTTTATTATTGGATAATACGGGAAAAATATAATAGATCCAATAAGATCTGATACTTTTAGATCTATTAAGTTTAGTATTAGATATAGAAAGAAGAAGAATATATTTAATTTTATTAAAGAAAGAATTCCAAAAATAAGTGATACAAATATAATTATTTTTTTCATTCTTTTGTATAAGCCTCCAGTATGTTTAGTTTCCTTTCGGTTTTAATTTTGTTTAACACGCGATTTAGTCCTTGGGAATTGCAAGAAGTTAAGAGAATACTTAGCTTGTTTTGTAACGGATTGTAAAAAACAAAATCAGTTTCTCTGATATATTTTTTTATCTTGCTAATATCAAAATCTTTAGTAATAGAAGCTTCGATAAGTGAGTATGGAATTTTAAACCTTTTAAATCTTTCATCTATCTTTTCAAATACGGCTTTAAATTTTTCTATATCTGTAGTTATAGTCTGCTTTTCAAGTTCAATTGAAACATATAGAAGGTTTGATAGCCAATCTGATAAAAGTTTAAGATATGTTTCCGTATTTTTGTTTATTTTCTCAGGGTCCATGTTTTCAATTAGGACAAAACCTATTGTTTTATTTCTTTGAGAAATTTTTGTAGCCATTATAGGTTCCATAGAAAAGTCTACATTTTCATCTGAAATGTACAAAACACTTACAGATGCAAATCCTAAATCATTGGCCATTGAAATTATCTTTGATTTTTCTATTGGAAATGAATTTGGAAGGATTTGTGGACCTTTTCTAACTTTTAATCGTAAAAAGTTGTTCTTACTTAGAGTATATATGGAAACAGTTATGGCGCTTACAAAGTCGTATATTAGTTCCACTGCTTCATTAAATATGTCTTCAGGATTATTAAATTCTATTTCTTTTAATCTATCCACAAACAAAGAAACTCCTTTATTTTCAAGGAGTAGCTTGTTTTGAAGGTCATTAGTCAAAAGTTTATATTTTTCTATAGTTTTTTCAAGTGCTTTTATTTTTTCATTTAAAAGATTAATTTGTGTTTTTTGTTCATTTATTTTTTGTACATAGCTATCTCTAAAAAATCCGGTTATGAACCCCATAGATAGAAGTACTATCGGAAATCTTAGAACGGGCCAAGTAAAGATAACGGTAAAAATATTTATATTGTAGTGGATGTATAAAGATAAAAAATAGAAAAATAAACTAAATGTGGATGAGAAAAAAAACATATCTAAGCCATGTCTTATAGATATATATATGTTTAATATGCAATATGGATTTGGATAAGATAAAACGTATCCGTAGTATTTGAAAATAATATCAAATGTAAAAAGAAGAGAATTAAGGAGAATAATTTCTATATAGTTGGAGTATTTTTTCATCCTTTTTCACCATCCTTACTATATTATAACAAATTTTAAGAGTTTGTTATAAGCTGTTTTTTAGATTGAATTTAATATTAATTTTATTACAAATTTGATTATGTTTTTTCAAGAAAATATTTTAAAATAATTACGAAAAAAATAAAGAAATAGTTGGAAAAATCCATTAGTTTATTGACGATTGTGTGAATTTTTTAATTAATATAGAAATATTTAATATTGTGATAATATTGAGTTTTGAAGCTAATGATTTAGGAGGAGGGGAGAAGGTATGAAGAAGATGTGGAAGAAAATTATTGTTTTCGCACTTATTGCTTTGCCATTTGTAATTGCTACTGTGGGAAACCTTACTCTTTGGCCATCAAAAGGAGGAAAGTAAGTTAGAGAGAAAAAGCAGGTGATACGATGGGGAATTTTTTGAAGAATTTAGATTTGAAAAAGAATAGGTTATTTATATATGTATGTTTTTTAGGAGCATTATATGCGCTCCTTCTTTTTCTTTCTATAAGAAAAAATGGCTTTGACCTTTTTGACATAAATTTTTACCTAATGATTGCTTTTTATATTGCATTTGAACTTGTGCTTGTAAACCTTCAGACGTTTATTGAGAAGAAATTTGAAGAAAAAGAAAAAAAGTTTGATTTGATATTGAGTGCTGGAATGATTATTTCTATTATTTCTGCTGGTATTCTCAATATTTCAAATGCAATGCTTTTACCTTTGATTTCTTTTCTTTTTTTAAAACCAAAGGTTTTGTTTTCTAAGAATTATCATTTTTTTGTTTTTAATACTTCAATGATAGGTCTTTTGATTTTTATTGTATCTAAGTTATTTCATTGGGGTTCTTTTATCATGAAAAATATCCTTTTATCTTCCATTTATGTTGTTGTTCTTTCTGTTTTTTATACTTTTTTTAATTTTTCTTTTGTATTTTTGTTTTTATATTTTTTCTACAATGGTTCATTTAAGGCTTGTGTAAGACAAGTATTTGGTGAAGGAAGGTTTTTTAATAGTATTTTTACATCTTTGAATATCTTTGTGGTTTATTTTTTGTACAGGTTGGTTGGTGTTTCCGCAATTCCTATTACATTTTTTACAATTGTTAGTGTACAGCTTGGAAATTATTATGCTACAAAATACAGAAATGCAAAGGTTGATTTTTTAACGGTACTTACCAAAAGTTTAGAAGAAAAGGATAGTTATACTTTTGGACATGGAGAAAATGTTTCAAAACTTGCCGTAAAAGTGGCAAAAGAGCTAGGGTTTCCCGATAAAGATTTAAAGTTAATTGAGATTGC is part of the Thermosipho affectus genome and encodes:
- the pelG gene encoding exopolysaccharide Pel transporter PelG, which gives rise to MAGVGFKLNKLFFQNRVSTDALAILYSILTASGPWIITTLSLWIILNYLNIFNIYFNTAIIYGFIFSIIISGIFSMFLSRRISDIMYLKEYEKILPETLGIIVANATLLIIFLVLFFLFNPQPFKFIISFTYLTLSLLVLWLISIAAISTDEINWYITSYVLMGISSIVFSKLFSYYNLSEIYGYALGITVGIITNFITVYNTFGNNNQKISFEWLKEIKKYWQLMLIGVSYYLAIWVDDFIVWNNPNFGEELIDGFKFSFIYDSPMFFCYLTIIPTITMFILVLETRFYKKYKHFYTSLKEGYVYSEILTIKDEMEKELLQSISLTIKIQILITTLFFILNELKLLPISNELSKPILRLGLIGAMLNGFYLMVILLILYFDFRNLAFSLNIAVLFLNIFLSHILVSKIGYASLGAGYALSFLIGTMVSYTLLKKKIKDIIKIEFFRQNPSLPEGKLIRGVKR
- the pelF gene encoding GT4 family glycosyltransferase PelF; its protein translation is MINLKVGLLFEGTYPYVVGGVSNWGHSLIKNMKDIEFCVIHVGDTPRERKQKYVFPENVTDYFEFYLFAKYKFKNKRKVTKKFTNSLGKIITYPFNENKMGKDLYYLFKKNLNFDFTSFLKSEFYWSSILKFYEKYLPFENFPNYYWTLYSMMIPFLNSMAIDLPKCDIYHTITTGYAGISAILNGLKYNKPVILTEHGIYHRERQLEILRSDWIKEEFKTGWIKLFNTISSIVYKGAKKITTLFEDNQKFEKELCSEHSKMLVIPNGIDVERFKDIQYRKEKQPFTIGIVGRVVEIKDIKTAIKAARIAKDEIKSFKLYIIGPTDEEPDYFKECYEMVEIFNLKDTVEFTGMVDVKEYYDKLNILLISSISEGQPLVILEALSIGIPVVATNVGACRELIYGSKEDIIGPAGIVVKPKDFKAMANAIITLYKDDSFRKRASEIGKKRVMLRYRLDQMVGNYKKLYYSVVE
- a CDS encoding HD-GYP domain-containing protein — its product is MKNLDLKKNRLFIYVCFLGALYALLLFLSIRKNGFDLFDINFYLMIAFYIAFELVLVNLQTFIEKKFEEKEKKFDLILSAGMIISIISAGILNISNAMLLPLISFLFLKPKVLFSKNYHFFVFNTSMIGLLIFIVSKLFHWGSFIMKNILLSSIYVVVLSVFYTFFNFSFVFLFLYFFYNGSFKACVRQVFGEGRFFNSIFTSLNIFVVYFLYRLVGVSAIPITFFTIVSVQLGNYYATKYRNAKVDFLTVLTKSLEEKDSYTFGHGENVSKLAVKVAKELGFPDKDLKLIEIAGVLHDVGKIGIPDIILLKTDKLSFEEYEIMKEHSKKGYEILKNITEYKDTIAKWVLHHHERWDGKGYPDGLSKEDIPVVSRILTICDVFDALTSDRTYRKAWKKERAILFIEENSGVIFDPKIVKIFLSLVRSEY